The window TTCTTCATCTTTCCTAATAATTTCAGTATCTATAGCTGAAACAAATTTAATAACTATATCAATATTCTTTTCAACAAACTCTCTATCAATACTACTCTTTTCGCTATTTGCTGGATTTCTATCAGATTGATGCGCAATCTTATTTCTCCTATTATATAATCCATTGATAAGAACTTTAAACTTTTCTCTTGTGCTAACATTATCTCCACTTTTATAAAATGCAACATTTAAAATATTATCTATATTAAATCCTAAAAGCTTAAACTGATTCATAATACTAGTTGCACTCATAAAAGTTTCGCTTGAAATTGATTTATTTATTATGTCGTTGAAAAAGTCTTTTGCATTTTCATCCTCTATTATATGCATATCATCCAGATTTATTTTAACATTGAGATATTTTTCAGTTCTATCCCATTGTCCATCGTACATTTTCTTCATTCCATATTTAGTGATTTCATGCATATAAAAATCTAATGCACTGTCTAAAAACATAATTTGTGATCTTAGTATATTCTGTTTATGATCTTCATTTAAATTATTATCTT of the uncultured Fusobacterium sp. genome contains:
- a CDS encoding HEPN domain-containing protein, translating into MNIDLTLMNRDKNKKERIQNVSKVTQFSHEDIKNHFRENIESIKNSFEILEDNNLNEDHKQNILRSQIMFLDSALDFYMHEITKYGMKKMYDGQWDRTEKYLNVKINLDDMHIIEDENAKDFFNDIINKSISSETFMSATSIMNQFKLLGFNIDNILNVAFYKSGDNVSTREKFKVLINGLYNRRNKIAHQSDRNPANSEKSSIDREFVEKNIDIVIKFVSAIDTEIIRKDEEI